In Meleagris gallopavo isolate NT-WF06-2002-E0010 breed Aviagen turkey brand Nicholas breeding stock chromosome 3, Turkey_5.1, whole genome shotgun sequence, one DNA window encodes the following:
- the TMEM74 gene encoding transmembrane protein 74 — MACMELLYLAEESRQGALGPAAGWSLPAPHYEQQQPQQQHETGEVDSRAAAAMAALRCERHCKPSQRGSMADPTPAPVSSCSGSSPQEHPTPPSNSQPCHLPEHFPGKEDGGKKKPCCCIQELETSFSCVDENVNLEHARSPSSPTGYQDAPQQRSCRELPPEWVHDSPSLVSEEDETASEAAAGKSLDYGFISAILFLVSGILLVIISYVVPRDVTVDPNTVAAREMERLENESARIGAHLDRCVIAGLCLLTLGGVVLSSLLMMSMWKGELYRRSRFASSKESAKLYGSFNFRMKSGANDNMLELSLVEEDVLAIDN, encoded by the coding sequence ATGGCTTGCATGGAGCTTCTCTACCTGGCCGAAGAGAGCAGGCAGGGTGCCCTGGGCCCCGCTGCCGGCTGGAGCCTGCCCGCCCCTCACTacgagcagcagcagccacagcagcagcatgagaCAGGAGAGGTGGACTCCAGAGCAGCAGCGGCCATGGCAGCCCTGCGCTGTGAACGGCACTGCAAGCCCTCACAGAGGGGCTCCATGGCTGATCCCACTCCAGCACCTGTGTCCTCCTGCTCAGGCAGCTCACCCCAGGAGCACCCCACACCCCCCAGCAACTCCCAACCCTGCCACCTGCCTGAGCACTTTCCGGGGAAAGAGGATGGAGGGAAGAAGAAACCCTGCTGCTGTATCCAGGAACTCGAGACATCCTTCTCCTGCGTGGATGAAAATGTAAATCTGGAGCATGCAAGAAGTCCCTCCAGTCCAACAGGCTACCAGGATGCTCCTCAGCAGCGCTCCTGCCGGGAACTGCCTCCTGAGTGGGTGCACGACTCTCCATCCCTGGTCTCTGAGGAGGATGAAACTGCCTCGGAGGCAGCGGCTGGGAAATCCTTGGACTATGGATTCATCAGTGCCATTTTGTTTCTAGTCAGTGGGATTTTGCTGGTGATCATTTCCTATGTGGTACCCAGAGACGTGACTGTGGATCCCAACACAGTGGCTGCCCGGGAGATGGAGAGACTGGAGAACGAGAGCGCCAGGATTGGGGCTCACCTGGACCGCTGCGTTATTGCCGGGCTGTGTCTACTAACCCTGGGGGGAGTGGTGCTCTCCAGCCTGCTGATGATGTCCATGTGGAAAGGGGAGCTGTACCGGAGGAGCAGATTTGCGTCCTCCAAGGAGTCTGCGAAGCTCTATGGGTCATTCAATTTCAGAATGAAGTCTGGTGCAAACGATAATATGCTCGAGCTGTCATTAGTTGAGGAAGATGTGCTTGCCATAGATAATTAG